TATAATACAATTTTGCGATTCACAAAAGTCACACTTATTTCAATATTGAACAAGAAAAGCTCTCTACACATTAATCCTGTGTTTTACGAAATTTGAGATCTAACATGAGATAATGTTTTAGAAAATTTGAGATCTAACAAGAGATAATAGATAATCAATTTCATGACTGACATTTTTTACTTCACATGAGTCTAGTACGGGATTCACAACATTGATTGTTTCATGAGATAAGGACAGAAACTCTTGGATACATGCATAGCAAGTGAGATTATCTTCGCTGAGATAGATTATCTTCGACGAGATAGTGCAGCAGCAAGTCCACCAGCCACAAGCGCTGCAGCAGTGGCAGCTATGCCTATGCCTATTGCTCCATCTGTCAAACAGATTAATATGAAAGCATAAACGAAATCATATCTGTTAGGTTTCTTAAGCTGAATGCAGACGAAGAATAAAAAATCAGTTATGATTGATACCTTTTGTGATGCGATCTTCAACTGCTTTTTTCAGATTCAGGGCCTGCCTCCAATCTGGTTGAATCTACAGACCAAAGTTCAAAGAGAAAACTTAAATAAAGTATAAAAGAAATAAATTTAGTAACAGAACTCTTTCTCTTTGTTAAGTTCTATAAAAATTGAACGGAGAATGTACAGTTACAACTTCATAACGACAATCAGAATGCTTAGAAGTACATTAGTAGCAAACCAAAAAGAACATGCTACTTGTGTCATACATGCACATTCAAGTACTTGCATAGTAACTTGATAACATAAATAAGGTAAACAGCCTCTTAACAATTGAATGATTACTAAACTTAATAGCAAGAGTAAGGTAAATAGCCTCTTAACAGTGACATAGTTTATCCAACACAGGAAAGAAACTAGAACACACCTCCAAACAGCGCTCTGCCAGTTGCCTGCTCCTAGGATAATCTCCACTTCGGAAATACCCAACAGCTAGAAGGTACAACTTTTCCCTCATTAGCTCTGGGGTACTGCCAGTGCCACTTAAAGAAGCTGCACATATAGACCCAGTTAAAGGATGTACCACACTTGATCCAAAAAAAGTGTTACAAACATAAAGTAAGAGAAAAGAGCAAACAACAGTCTTCATGTCCACTTGTCACCTTCAAGCATCGCAATTCCACGCTGTACATCTTCCGGACGTCTAGAGTGAACAAGAGCCCATGACAATCTCGTTTTGCATTCACTTTTAACCTCATCagaagaacctttctcagcctCTGCAACCTCCCTTTCACAACCCTGAAAAAGTAATcgtatatttatttattatttcagCGTAAAATGCAGCATTTAGAAGCCATTCAGAAGGATACGTATTCAAATGATAATGAAATTGGTAACAAAACTCAGTTAACTAATTCAAAAGTAAAAAGTTAAAATGAATTCATAGTAAACTTGCGATGGAAAAACCTTGCTTACAATTGTCAAACCCTCAATAACTCAGACATAATTTTAGCTGGCAAAGTTAGGAATTAAGAGCATGAATGACCTAATAGTTTATACGGTGCCATCTTGAATAATTCATTACCGAAATAAATAGTTCACTGGTGTCCCATGGACAATTCGCATAAGATGTCATCTACATAAGCAAGAACCAGTTTTGGCATTCAAAACATTACTTGCTCAGACTCAGGTATAGGTTGTTGGAGTACATTTCTAAAACGTTAGTATTTGTGGACAGTCCTATATTTAGTTCCAGTTATGGCAACAGAGCATAACTATTTGTATAACTATTATATTAGAAAATTTTGGTAGCCAAAGTTTACAATAAAACTCAAAGTAAACATGATTTTTCAAAGGATCTTGTAAATTACGCGTCTTCTCATATGTGATATGTGGGTCTTCATTAggtcaaagtgttcatatttcagttaaaAGAACTGAACAAAAATAAGGTCGTGTGTCCGAGTTTCCGACTATGTTGCACGGGGATGCCTACCAGGTGGCATACCCAAGTTTGAGGACGTCCCGGGGACGCGACCGGGAACAGTTTGGGGACATCCCAACTCCCAAACAATCTGGGGACGGGGGGTTCAAAATGGGGACGTTTCCTAGACCAAAATGACAAAAATACCCATCCACGGTTAAATAAAAAACATATTTCAACACTACTTCTAacttacacacacacacaacactaCTCTGTATATACATACAAATATATAACACTCCTCTCTCTCAAAAAAAAAATACACACGCTCATAATCTCTTCATTATCAATGGGATCTCAACATAGAAGTAGTGGTACTGGTAGTGAACATGGTGGAAGTGGAGAT
This sequence is a window from Apium graveolens cultivar Ventura chromosome 9, ASM990537v1, whole genome shotgun sequence. Protein-coding genes within it:
- the LOC141682458 gene encoding mitochondrial fission 1 protein A-like codes for the protein MEAKIGEFFDKVTSFFSGGDQIPWCDSDIVVGCEREVAEAEKGSSDEVKSECKTRLSWALVHSRRPEDVQRGIAMLEASLSGTGSTPELMREKLYLLAVGYFRSGDYPRSRQLAERCLEIQPDWRQALNLKKAVEDRITKDGAIGIGIAATAAALVAGGLAAALSRRR